Within the Glycine soja cultivar W05 chromosome 3, ASM419377v2, whole genome shotgun sequence genome, the region CATGTGCCAAACCACGCCTTTCATTGAGGCAACACATATGGACTGTTGAAATAACTCAATGCATCCTCGGTGTCCCTCAACCTCTGGTAAGTTACcattatataaatttagattcttataacaattttaataccatcattaatttgttttttaaatatccAGGAAATTTCATGACAATTTTAAGGAAATATGGGCCTCTTTTACAATGGAACGTCGTTACCCTGGACCCTGGCATTGGTGATAGGAGCATTGTTCGACCATGGTATGTCTTTCTCAATGAGAGCGACTTCGATCATGGAGATGAAGTGTCATTCTACTATCAGTGCCATGAAAAAAATTGGGAAATTGTGATTAGGAGACAGAAGCACTGGGAGAATAGCGATACAGATTAAAGGTCgttttgtatttttcattttgtattttgtaaacTTTCACCCAAAtgctttgttaattttgttatctgAACAATTTCTTTCCTATGAATATTATCCATCTATGTATTTAATCTTCAATCTTTGCTTAAATTTAGATGAATATCAAGCTTTGAAATTGCGCTAACCAAGCGACCCGTGCGTACGCACGGGTTGCAGACTagtatagaataaaaatatttctaacttttaTTAAGTAACGTACGTGTAGTTCAAAGATCAGCTAAGCCAATTTAGGTGTGAATGTGTATTAGGAgcggatcacttgatacaggctatggagatttggatgacgccacttccagtgaaggaagctaagtcagggtagacgccacaaggattaccttgataagtctgagattggttcaacaaggaacccagagagaagctctcaccaaattttatgaaaatgccaaaagtttttttattgaaaaccaaaaccaatacttatagtgtatctgaacaaaaagataaaaatagacatgggccttctaaacagttcgggccaaaattacaataaataaaaattattaataaaaatagaacatatttggcataggccttcaaattaatcttggGCTTCAGCAACGATTAATATGCTTAGTAGTGCCTCTGCTTcagggcttcatccttctccacttgtgatgagaatcctaaaactgtccaaatacagggacctatgaccaggagtaggaccaaacagtcagTGGATACCCTTCAACAAATGGTAGCAGGCATACTTagcaaggcccaagtggagaaggacaaaggcccaagtggagaaggacgaaggcccaagtggagaaggacgaaagacccaagtggagaaggatgaaggcctagaaGCAGAGGCACTACTAAGCATATTAATCATTGCTGAAGCccaagattaatttgaaggcccatgtctatttttatctttttgttcagatacactataagtattggtttttgttttcaataaaaaaaactttagcattttcataaaatttggtgagagcttctctctgggttccttgttgaaccaatctcagacttatcaaggtaatccttgtggcgtctaccctgacttatcttccttcactggaagtggcgtcatccaaatctccatagcctgtatcaagtgatTCGCTCCTAATCAGGATCACATCATCtagtatcagagcttcggctcttgatacaggttttatcctatcctattctttttctttgtaatttgtccatgttcgtgttttgtccttgttctgttatttgcgttcttgtttgcgtcttgttttgttcttgtttacatcttgtttcattcttgtttgcgtcttgttgcgttctgGTTTTTTatcttgttctgttatttgcgttcttgttcttgttcttgttcttgtcacgttcttgttcttgtttcttgtttctttcagactttgtgccaaaaaaaatctgtttgaactctgtttcaagtttttttaaaaaaaaagaagaaaagaagaaaggaagaaagtgggtgtttgatctttgaacacgaaattgaggcagttagaggcgTCTTTTTTTTGCAAGTctgttattcaaatatttttttattttatcaattatcttatttgttatcttccttgtttattctatttgttatccaaatctgatctgttatccaaatcaaatcaaatcaaatttgttatccaaattagatctgttatccaaataaaatcaaatcaaatctactatccaaatcaaatctaatatgttatccaaatccaatctgttatccaaatcaagtctaatctgttatctaaatcaaatccaatctgttatccaaatcaagtctaatctattatccaaatcaaatctaaatccaaacaagtctaatctgttaaccaaaatcaaatttgatttgttatccaaattaaatctgctacacagtctatgataattaaactgtctttcttgtttatataccttgtgtgtctaatttgattcatccaggaacttaagagggagtgagtggtaaaaggcaagagtgaaaacatcacacaaaagcctatattgagagcctcaaacacgagtgaactaccatcaaagagagaaacaagtgagtagagtgtggtgaggtcctgaaatttttgtttaattactaCATAagattttcttctctgtttattatggcaggagctggtgatggtggtggtgattaTCATCAATTGGACGGATCTCAACACTTATTACTAGGAgctggtgatggtggtggtgattaTCATCAAATGGTAGCAGGCATACTTagcaaggcccaagtggagaaggacaaaggcccaagtggagaaggacgaaggcccaagtggagaaggacaaaggccTAGAAGCAGAGGCACTACTAAGCATATTAATCGTTGCTGAAGCCTAAGATTAATTTGAAGACCcatgccaaatatgttttatttttattaataatttttatttattgtaattttggcccaaactgtttagaagacccatgtctatttttatctttttgttcagatacactataagtattggtttttgttttcaataaaattttttttttggcattttcataaaatttggtgagagcttctctctgggttccttattgaaccaatctcaaacttatcaaggtaatccttgtgacgtctatcctgacttatctttcttcactggaagtggcgtcatccaaatctctgtAGCCTGTAttaagcgatccgctcctagtcaggaTCACATCACCATACTTTAGTTAAGTTAGGAAATATGTATtatgtcattattttttatctagtAGGCCAAACTCATGAATTATGAAACCAGTTAATTGTCACAAACAACCACAACAATTTTGGCAATTGTTTTGTGCACTAGGCAAATTGTTGGTACACGTAGTACAAGATGAACAATTTCAATATTGTCCTTTCGTAAAGTTGATATGGATTGCAAATTCATAAGCTCATTATGGATTCGTAATCGATAAGAGAGATACAAATTCGTAATTCGTTTACGGATTACACGATTTGTAATCTGTAAGTTTACGTAATTTGTAAACTTATGGATTCGTAATCCATAAGTTTACGGTAAACTTACGGATTCACAATCCATAAGTATACGTAATTCGTAACTCAATCCATAATCCGACTTTTAGGTTATTAGGACAATgctctaaccaactgagctaataggtcaattatgttataaaataattaatgtcattatgtataacactaaaatttttgatgtatatttaatgcccttgtaaatttacataataaattttgtaataattagttttgatctaataattaatttgtttacatatataatttttggtgaaacctatgatttttatttaaaatttatatatgcaaaaaatacattattaaatcaaaattaattataataagtaaattttacatatataaattttgatccaattatgtatttttttcatatataaattttaaataaaatcataggtttcataaaaaattatatatgtaaacaaattaattattagatcaaaattaattatcataaaatgtattatgtaaattttcatgtgcattaaatatacattaaaaaattagtgttatatatatatagtgatattaactattttataacataattgacctGTTAGCTCAATTGATTAGAGTGTTGTTCTAATAACATGTAATGGGTTTAAGGATTCGCAATTTGTATCAACTTTAAGAAAGagtaaaattgaaattgtccATCGTATATTAGGTGTATCAATAATTTGTCCGGTGCACAAAGCAATGGCCAACAATTTCTCATTCGGGGATCACGTTGTGTGGttgattttgtgatttttgttaTCATGAACGAACTTGAGTAAATTACGCCcccaaaaaatcattaataatttatctataatTAAGATCATTAAACAAATACTTTTGATAGACATCAAATCGAGACTATTTATGTTATGACatagtaaatattaaattattttgagaaactTCTTTGAGTTCTTTCAGCATGTACACTAAAAAATTTGATATCATAAAGTTTGATAAATACATTGCAAAAATTGTCGGTTCATTTTTTACGAAATTGTGGGTAGATTTTTATTGTGAAGTGAAAACATCAATAATTGGCTGATTACtctttctttaaataattactaacaattatttcattttaatgatgttttaataattttaatcataaatttttatttaaatatttatagactaaataaataaaatgggtGTCACTCTAAAAATGAGATCCTGGATGTTCGTCCACTCAATCATGCTCAAGATAATCACTTTCGAGGAAAACAAACATCAGCAGAAACAATGCATTAAAgatgcttttttatttatttatttatttgctttgCTTGTTATTGAACcttttattttacttctttctGGGTCATGTTTTTAAAATTGCACGTAGATTGTATATTCTATCATATTGAAAACTTGTTCATGCCTGTGGATGTAGGTCTATATGACCTAATCACgtaaatttccatttttttttcctttttctactTTTTATAGAGGCATTTTTTCTGCTTTACACGTTGGGTTGCTGTGAATACTTGAATGCATatattgataataaatattagtattttaattaagaGAATATTAGAATTATACTATCTAACATATTCCTTCAAACACACTCTATTTCATTGactgaaatttaataaaaataacacaatttgATAAATCTCACATCATATTAATAACTCTCTTAATTTTATcgttttcattaaattttaatcaatttaaaaaagtgTGTTGAAAAGAATATGCTAAAGAGTATATTCTTAACATTTctctttaattaaatctaatccATGTTTATTCTGGTATTGGGAAATGAAAATGTTGAGCAACaatgaaaatacaaatttacaatgcaaccatatttttgttgtacacatggaatgaaaaatataaatcaatgtaaacacaattttgttggttttttttcATCCCTCTAATCGATAATAAAAACACAACTTCGTTGTACACTGTACAACCAAatcttatttatgttttctttttttcactcCCACGTGTGCAATAAGAACACGATTTCATTACACAAGTCTAAAATGAAATCATGCTTTAGTGGGAAGTGTTATTTTGGAATTGCTTGAAAACCTACACATGTGGGCAGTGAGAATAGCATTTTTGATAGTGACAATAGTAACTCCCGCAATGTTAATCTtcatatagaataaaaaaaattctaacttttattttaagcaAGGGGAATATAGAGGTAGCTAAGCAgtagttgaatttttattccccCCCACCACCCTTTTTCTGTAATGGCCATCAGGCCATGTGTGATTTGTGGCGCTGGTTTCTCGATTACTTGATCAATTTTGCTTCATTCTTAGCAACTTTGAGAAAGGATACAGTGGCAAGAGAGTGATAAATGAGATGAGCAAAGTAATGAAAAGGAAGGTAGAGACAGAAAGATGTGTAAAGTAGATGAAAAAGAATTGGCTTGTGAAAAGATCAAGATTGCAGACTAGCAGCACAAAATGCGAAATTTTACTCAAAGATAATAAGCCTTCAAATAGAGTTCCTAATTGCAACATATCAGTTTTGTGCTAAAACAATCTCACTATACATCAAATGAAGAACATGCAGAAGAACAATCAAAGCACACAGAAATTCAATGAACCAGATCAAGAACAGATAAATAGGATGGATTACAAAGAACTTTAGCAAGCATAAACAAAATGGCATCTAATAGAAAAATCCATTTATTTATGGCAAAGAAGGAGCTACGGGAAGTGATGATGATAGTGAGGGTTTCTCTTTTCTTAGTTCCTTGACAACAGCAGCAAGCGCTTCAGGATTGACTCCAAGATCACAAAGTGCTATAAGAACAGAAAGTGTGTGACGGTCTAGACCAGTATCAAGTATATTGGACATATGGAATGCCAGGTCTAGAGATTCTCGTGCAGTTCGTGCAGCCTCCGGATCCATGCTTTAAGCTGAGAACTGGGCAGAGTATGTTCAGTTCAACAATATCACTAAAATGAAAACACCTGAACACATGTCATAGATTCAGATATAACAAATCAGTAGTCTGTTCaaataaatcatttgaaaattgaatagctacattagtaaatattttttcttggatGAAATAATTAGGTTTCTTACTTTATCTTAGAAAATTTCTTGTATGGGGAAATAATAATTTCCTTCTTTTCCATAAATCTCTATTTAGATGATAAAATTTGACAATAACAACTAAAATAAGGAGAAAAATTAAAGCTCAAataattcaaactttaaaaatGCAAATACATACACATACATGCACTAAAAAAACCTGTGAAATGCATGTAGAAGCAGGAATAGAAACCAATCATAGTAATGATCATCAACAAAAACTAATAGTAATGATCATCAAGATGGacataatatgtcaaaatgctTTTTGAACAAAAGTATACTCCATTATTGCCTTAATTCTAAGCTAAGGCAACTCCTTAACTACACAGGGCATGCAACAAGACTTAACAGTAGCAAAATCTAAGCTAAGCTAAGCTAAAGTGTTAAATCGCGTCAAATAGTTATGATCACATAAAAAATCGCACGCCTGGTTCTTTTAAGTTTTCTTCAACCTAGAGAAACAGAATCTGTCACTTTAGGCTATAAACTTTCAACACTATTTTAAAGTTCCTATAGAGAGTCTGTTAGAACACTTTCCaattttcaagtttcaacttaTCTATAATACCATTAAAACTCAAGCACAAGTCCGTTTGAGGAAAACCATATCTGTTTCAAATaacattaacaaaaaaacaaaacttgaaTGATTTCATTGAATATCAATTTACTATTGCTTCTTCTCTTGCCAATTGCTTGCAATCtactttttaatgaaatttaaacaGTTGAAtcagagattgaaaaaaaagtaacttCTGAAACTTTTTATTGAGTGAAGCAACTAACTTTTCCTAATACagttgtttttccttttttttttttttctagttttcaGTAGTAGAAGGTGATGTATATTTGCCCCAAAACCCAAAGCAATTCTAGGAGTACCAAAAAAACATTTGCCccagacaaaaacaaaaattgattcagaataattattcaaaattatagaGTGCTTCATGGCAAAAAATAGTGACTTGGGGTGGGGGTTTACAGGATGGGAcgcattcaaaatttaaaaaaaaaaaaaattgattcaacaTTTGCCCCAAACAACGAAGGATGAACCCTAAACCCAAATAACAACAAGAAGAAGAGAGCACCAGCAGAAATCAAACaatagaaaataagagagattAACAAACCTAAACTGAAGAGGGCACAACGGGATCGAAGTGAGCACCAACAGATCAAAGAGGCTGCAGAGAAGAGAAGCACCCAGCGTTAGGTCACGAGTGTGATAAGTCCAGGGGTATTGGGTGTCATTCTAAAACTTAACTACGGacaattttgtcaaaaaaatcattataccACTCCTTTATGTTTTAATCCTCCGCTTCTTCCAAATGCTTATTTTGAGATTTTGAGAGACACTTTCAAGTAACTTACTAAAATaaggttttttttcttcttattttttagcttctacttattttaaaaagttcatcCAAACatctaaaaaattacaataattgttattttagtaaaaataagtatttttttcttttaaaaagagTTTAAACAAACATACCCAATGAGCCTAACAGGGCCTAAGGATAGAAGATAGATCATAGCATTGACACATGTATGTTGGTGCCAAACGTGCATCCAAACACCCTAATAGATAGCAAGGAAAACGAAAAAAAGATATAAGATTGGTGTGATGATTAGAAAGGGGGGGCTTAAGggtgaaaagggagaagaaggTAGAGAGAGGTCGTAGGTTCAAATATGTCTTATTGACATtaataacaaaactaacaaactaacatttgctaataaaaaattatagcaaaggaaaaggaaagggGGCTCAATTTTGAGATGTTCTCCCATCTTGttgaataaataatagaaaaaaaaacatttaaaaaaaggaCCAAGACATAGGCTGAATGTCAAAGAGAAAtcaatcttgtattaatttctaattaactcTTTTCcatctttaattttatagtaCTTAATAAGTTAATATGATGTGATCAATAGAATATATATTTGTGCTCAACACAAACATAACTGGCATATTATAATACAATAATATCCCTAAAGACCCTGACAAATCTCAATATACCAATGCTTCATGGATTCATAAAATCAACtacttaatgttttttttgtcttaaaccCTCCAATTTATCAGGGGGAAAAAGCCTTGAGTAATATGGAATTCAGCTAAGAGGTATGTAAAGTCTGGCCAAGAATTATTTCCACCAAGAATCGAACTTAGATACTATCTGAATTATTCAACTTTAACTTCAACACGTTATTTCTTGTGCCCAATCACTTGCTTACCACCTAATGGTTATCATTCAAAAGTAAAGTAATCCCTAAAAACAAAAGGTAATATTATTATAAGATCATTACTTGAAGAAGGACTTCGACAACCCGTGAGACGAACAACAAAACCATGACAACCAGATATTTGTTGGCAGAGCACCTAGATCAACTAGATCTCCTTTTCTAGCAACAACACTAAGGTCTCCTTTGTCAACGGTGACACCAAGATCAACTACAGATGAACGCGAAGAAGAAGGCTAGGATGAGATAGAAGAGAACGAGGACAAGACAAAGACAAAGACAATGTGAGGGttgttaaaaaatgtttttgaataaattttgtaaaattagtttcagttaaaattaattttgagctAGCCAACAATGGTTGGCTTAGATGTTTGTGTTCCTTAATCTGGTCCAAATTTCAAATCCTAGTTGACCTTGGGTAtagaaaataaatcatgttGGGAGGAATAATCCTTTGTGTGTGATTCAGGTTCTCGATGAAGATTTGTCCATGCTTTCGGCGGGGACAACTTTGAACCAATATCatgattaccaaaaaaaattaagcagccacaattaatatttatatgtttatcATAACtgttggaattttctattccaataattaatgtgagctaatattataagataattatattatctatttatcattagtgagttttattttatgtgatcaaattaagtgagccCGTTAGACAATTAAATCATATGATATGGACTTAAATAAGCAGATGTCAGTGTTGgtccattaggggataatgggaACCCTATTAGTTTAACACACTCTAAGAAGGCTATGGTCTCCAATATACCAAGCCGTCATATAGTTTATTTGATTCACATCTGAAGAGTTATGAAGGTCCTATTAAGGAATaaggatgatgcaatcctaccccccaatggcactggatagaaaactccaagaagattgggccagagatgcaagagaaggccctaagatTCTCATAatccttaggatagattttgagcccataggctaagtatgagctcacttatctttctacatattagattaaggtttcattatattttgggccttgtatttagggatc harbors:
- the LOC114406184 gene encoding mitotic-spindle organizing protein 1B-like; amino-acid sequence: MDPEAARTARESLDLAFHMSNILDTGLDRHTLSVLIALCDLGVNPEALAAVVKELRKEKPSLSSSLPVAPSLP